A single genomic interval of Shewanella psychropiezotolerans harbors:
- a CDS encoding ATP-binding protein translates to MQLRFKFKKRLLTRMFLTSLSIIALVGFGLAWLVNILHAQDNYNEETAQLIAEIPKVAAELREHDLLPASSDDWLEENNTPESYTIASCDADYRQIWTSSQAVDKGLFDTCERFNDIRHDSPPYYLNLADDKGYFIYLLSLEMSGSQYNLLVMKDAQKLEQELDKFSRRTYFRLAMVLALALVLLVSAGYWGMRPLTRMRNELESVSSGKTKALSQDYPIELEGVTQALNQLLSQSSAQQQRYQNAMNDLAHSLKTRLAAVHAITDDASLDKQGASERIMEQVSQMDLLVKYQLKRAMLGRKGLKHEQTLVAPLVNQLSQMLFKVYRDKQVQFIAYIPQEHVFPGDKGDLMELCGNLMENAFKLCISQVRVTARYSDAGEFELIVEDDGPGVEESLRQRIIERGVRADTQKAGQGIGLAVCNEIVISYNGNLSIETSELEGAKFRITIPI, encoded by the coding sequence ATGCAGTTAAGGTTTAAATTTAAGAAACGTCTGCTAACACGGATGTTTCTTACCTCACTGTCAATTATTGCCTTAGTAGGATTCGGCTTAGCCTGGCTGGTCAACATTCTTCATGCACAAGACAACTACAACGAAGAGACGGCTCAGCTCATCGCAGAGATCCCTAAAGTTGCCGCAGAGCTGAGGGAGCACGATCTACTCCCCGCTAGCAGTGACGACTGGCTCGAGGAAAACAATACACCAGAAAGCTATACCATAGCCAGCTGTGATGCAGATTATAGACAAATTTGGACCTCATCTCAGGCTGTCGATAAAGGGCTTTTTGATACCTGCGAACGCTTCAACGACATTCGACACGACTCCCCTCCTTATTACCTCAATCTTGCAGACGATAAGGGCTACTTCATCTATTTACTGTCATTAGAAATGTCTGGCAGTCAATATAACCTGTTGGTGATGAAAGATGCCCAAAAGCTCGAGCAGGAATTAGACAAATTCAGTCGACGCACTTATTTCAGGCTAGCCATGGTATTGGCACTGGCTCTGGTTCTGTTAGTCAGTGCCGGTTACTGGGGAATGCGACCTTTAACTCGAATGAGAAACGAGTTAGAGAGTGTCAGCAGTGGTAAGACTAAGGCGCTATCACAAGATTACCCCATTGAGCTCGAAGGAGTTACCCAAGCGCTCAATCAGCTGCTATCTCAATCGAGTGCCCAACAGCAGAGATATCAGAATGCGATGAATGATCTTGCTCATAGCCTGAAGACACGCCTTGCAGCCGTCCACGCTATCACAGATGATGCGTCATTAGATAAACAAGGGGCAAGCGAGCGTATCATGGAGCAGGTAAGCCAGATGGACTTGCTGGTTAAATACCAACTCAAGCGTGCCATGCTAGGTCGTAAAGGACTCAAGCATGAACAAACCTTAGTCGCCCCCCTGGTCAATCAGCTTTCTCAGATGCTTTTTAAGGTCTATCGTGACAAGCAGGTTCAATTCATCGCCTATATTCCCCAGGAACATGTCTTTCCTGGAGATAAAGGCGACTTGATGGAGCTTTGCGGTAACTTGATGGAGAATGCATTCAAATTGTGTATCAGTCAGGTGAGAGTCACTGCCCGTTATAGCGATGCCGGAGAGTTTGAACTGATTGTCGAAGATGATGGACCTGGCGTCGAAGAGAGTCTGCGCCAAAGAATCATCGAGCGTGGTGTCAGAGCCGACACACAAAAAGCCGGACAAGGGATAGGACTCGCCGTGTGTAATGAAATAGTCATCAGCTACAATGGTAACTTGAGCATAGAAACCTCAGAGCTTGAAGGCGCTAAGTTTAGAATAACGATTCCAATTTAA
- the corA gene encoding magnesium/cobalt transporter CorA: MITAYVYNDRKLAITELNIQDVVPPETLWLDLFKPSDEEREWLSKYSVEEVPEEEDINEIEASARFYQNNDGLHINSLFPQRLGQDVKGVNVSFNLRKDFLLTIREDDVGLIRLLRNYLRLGRIKVTTPQGLFLELFNLKVDYLSDLIEDIYSVVDGVSEQVFENNELDEVFKLITLQEDSNGKIRLSLLDTQRSLRYMQRYYRGQLTDDNLKDLREMLLDIESLMPHSQFIFDKLNFLLDAAMGFSGLQQNKIIKIFSVAAVIFLPPTVIASAYGMNFTTMPELEWQFGYPMAILMMLASAGGTYAFFKRKGWL; the protein is encoded by the coding sequence ATGATAACTGCTTATGTCTATAACGATCGTAAACTAGCGATTACTGAACTGAACATACAGGATGTTGTACCTCCGGAAACGCTCTGGTTAGATCTTTTCAAACCCAGTGACGAAGAACGTGAATGGTTGAGTAAATACTCTGTTGAAGAGGTACCAGAGGAAGAAGATATCAATGAAATTGAAGCTTCCGCACGTTTCTATCAAAATAACGATGGTCTGCATATTAACTCCCTGTTTCCTCAACGATTAGGCCAGGATGTCAAAGGCGTTAACGTCTCATTTAATTTACGTAAAGATTTTCTGCTAACGATCAGAGAGGATGATGTCGGTCTCATTCGCTTGCTTAGAAACTATCTAAGGTTGGGACGTATCAAAGTCACCACACCTCAAGGGCTTTTTCTTGAGTTGTTCAATCTGAAAGTCGATTACTTATCAGATCTTATCGAAGATATTTATTCAGTGGTCGATGGTGTCAGTGAGCAGGTTTTTGAAAACAATGAACTAGACGAAGTGTTTAAACTCATTACCTTGCAGGAAGACTCAAATGGTAAAATTCGTTTAAGTCTGCTGGATACTCAACGCTCACTACGTTATATGCAAAGATATTATCGTGGTCAACTCACCGACGATAACCTTAAAGATTTACGTGAGATGCTGTTAGATATCGAATCTCTGATGCCCCACAGTCAATTTATTTTCGATAAATTAAACTTTCTGCTGGATGCCGCTATGGGCTTTAGTGGATTACAACAGAATAAGATCATTAAAATATTCTCGGTTGCAGCAGTCATCTTCCTACCGCCGACTGTGATAGCCAGTGCTTATGGGATGAATTTTACCACTATGCCTGAGCTAGAGTGGCAGTTTGGTTATCCTATGGCCATCTTGATGATGCTGGCCAGTGCCGGTGGAACCTATGCATTCTTCAAGAGGAAAGGCTGGCTTTAG
- a CDS encoding response regulator, which yields MRILVVEDDPILSHHLQVQLSELGNQVQVALTAKEGFYQATNYPIDVAIIDLGLPDQDGMSLIESLRDAGLKAPILILTARVNWQDKVEGLNAGADDYLVKPFQKEELVARLDALVRRSAGFVKPQITSGDLELDLAAKQLSMKGVPMEITAFEYLILEYLMRHCHEVVAKQRLLDVIYGDKEGDPNTIEVMVSRLRKKLTKEGLENPIATIRGQGYKFNLPCS from the coding sequence ATGAGAATTTTGGTTGTTGAAGACGATCCTATCTTGTCTCACCATTTACAGGTGCAACTGAGTGAACTTGGGAATCAGGTTCAAGTCGCATTGACCGCCAAAGAGGGATTTTATCAAGCAACTAATTATCCCATAGATGTTGCCATCATCGACTTAGGTTTACCGGATCAGGATGGCATGAGCTTAATTGAAAGTCTACGCGATGCAGGGCTAAAGGCACCAATCCTTATCTTAACCGCCAGGGTCAATTGGCAAGATAAGGTTGAGGGTCTCAATGCCGGTGCCGATGACTATCTGGTTAAACCATTCCAAAAAGAGGAATTAGTCGCGCGTTTAGACGCCTTAGTCAGACGCAGTGCAGGATTTGTTAAGCCCCAGATCACCAGTGGTGATCTGGAACTGGATCTCGCCGCTAAGCAGCTCTCGATGAAAGGTGTCCCCATGGAGATCACCGCCTTCGAATATCTCATACTCGAGTATTTGATGCGTCATTGTCATGAAGTCGTCGCAAAGCAACGTCTGTTAGATGTGATCTATGGCGATAAAGAGGGAGATCCAAACACCATAGAAGTCATGGTGTCCAGACTCAGGAAGAAACTCACCAAAGAGGGGCTGGAGAATCCTATTGCCACGATCCGCGGCCAAGGTTACAAGTTTAATCTGCCATGCAGTTAA
- a CDS encoding patatin-like phospholipase family protein, whose product MPLSIAANSDLEPYIARVLADDPSPNKGNDQRYNIPEPIARTALVAEGGGQRGIFTAGVLDSWLECGYNPFELLIGTSAGAQNLSSFLTGQAGFAQASIAQLSKQPEFFNIKRGLKGSNTVDLDWYFEQGSDAQFRLNTEYGLTKLQSRSLLISTTNSSSYQALFSSPNAKNWLTLLKASSALPYLYRKGVLINGDYHVDGGLSAPLPVEEAYKRGARKIVVIRTMPKEYTAHTPWVNRLKSWICSSNRCPKALDYFVHHEAAYKHSLQFIASPPDDVEVIQIFPESRLTSHILGSADAQLEHDYLMGKRAGLLFIEDNSVSLLARENLVQFQERAEEASARLKLVHYC is encoded by the coding sequence ATGCCATTATCGATTGCTGCCAATTCAGATTTAGAACCATATATAGCTCGTGTGCTTGCCGATGATCCATCTCCAAACAAAGGTAATGATCAGCGCTATAACATACCTGAGCCTATTGCCCGTACGGCTCTAGTGGCAGAAGGTGGCGGTCAGAGGGGGATATTTACTGCAGGCGTACTCGATAGTTGGTTAGAGTGCGGCTATAACCCATTTGAGTTACTGATAGGCACTTCTGCAGGGGCACAGAACCTGTCTAGCTTTTTGACTGGCCAAGCTGGGTTTGCTCAGGCCTCGATTGCTCAACTTTCTAAGCAACCTGAGTTCTTCAATATAAAAAGAGGGCTGAAAGGATCCAATACCGTCGATCTTGACTGGTATTTCGAACAGGGCAGTGATGCACAATTTCGTTTAAACACTGAGTACGGTTTGACTAAGCTTCAAAGTCGTAGCTTACTTATCTCGACAACGAATAGCTCCAGTTATCAGGCTTTATTTTCTTCGCCAAATGCCAAAAATTGGTTAACCTTGCTTAAGGCATCGAGCGCTCTGCCTTATCTTTATCGTAAGGGAGTGCTGATTAACGGGGACTATCATGTCGATGGTGGTTTATCGGCTCCCTTGCCTGTGGAGGAAGCTTATAAACGGGGGGCGAGGAAGATAGTGGTGATCCGCACTATGCCGAAGGAATACACAGCCCATACACCTTGGGTTAATCGGCTTAAGTCCTGGATTTGTTCGTCGAACCGATGCCCTAAAGCACTCGATTATTTCGTTCATCATGAAGCAGCTTATAAGCATTCTCTGCAGTTTATTGCATCACCACCGGACGACGTTGAGGTGATACAAATATTCCCCGAGTCCAGGCTCACTAGCCATATTTTGGGCAGTGCAGATGCTCAGCTTGAACATGATTATCTTATGGGGAAGCGCGCCGGTTTGCTATTTATCGAGGACAATTCCGTATCACTGTTGGCGAGAGAGAATTTGGTTCAATTTCAAGAGAGAGCGGAGGAAGCCAGCGCAAGACTTAAGCTGGTTCATTACTGCTAG
- a CDS encoding DUF3135 domain-containing protein, whose amino-acid sequence MTELPDFDKLRWLAENEPDELEELQKTLCKEAIDCCPETNKEQLISMQYHLEQQLSRCSNPYHRCYLAISIMNDKFIALNTIMNHPQEFRQQNAKILVLPSKKLSTN is encoded by the coding sequence ATGACTGAATTACCTGACTTCGATAAACTAAGATGGCTGGCTGAAAATGAGCCTGATGAACTCGAAGAGCTTCAAAAAACACTCTGCAAAGAGGCGATAGATTGCTGCCCGGAAACGAACAAAGAACAACTGATCTCGATGCAATACCACCTTGAGCAACAGCTATCTCGATGCTCCAACCCTTATCACAGATGCTATTTGGCCATCAGCATCATGAACGACAAGTTTATCGCCTTAAACACCATAATGAATCACCCTCAGGAATTTCGACAACAAAATGCCAAAATCCTGGTACTTCCTTCAAAAAAGCTGTCGACTAACTGA